The sequence ATATTGTTAGGCGTCATATCATCAGATGCACATGGAGATAAAGACGAATGTATATGCATATCAAAAGAATATTTCATATTAAATACCCAAATTATTTAATTGACAGGCAATTTCATAACTGGTAAGTTTAGATTTAAATAAAGCTACTTTTTCCTCTTTAGCTTTTTCAACAGTATTTTTATCAATTTCCATATCTTCAGCTATGATTATGCCGGACATATTTACTAAAACAGCAACTGCAATAATATTAATATGAGTCTGAATGGTAATCCAAATATTGTTTTCTTTTCCATTGGCCATCACAACACTTAACAAATCTCCTATATATGCTCCGTCGACTTCCCTGTTTTCATCAAATCCCCCTATTGCTTCCAATTTTAAATTTTCAGCTATATCTTTAAGTTTCATATTTCTCCTCCATCATCATTTAATTTTTTCAAATCCTTTATAAATATGCAATCTTTTACTTGGGCAAAACCCCTTATGGTATCTTCCGCCAAAGCATGACAAGTTGGAGCTCCGCAAGAACCGCAGTCAAGTCCCGGTAATGCGTTTTCTATTCTTTTCATTCTTGCCAATTTTTCCATCGCCCTATTTATATCCTCATCTAAATTCAATATTCCCTTCTGTTCAATTTTATTTGTCCAATTTATAATTCCATTTTCTAATATCTTCTTAATATAATCTTCATCAGTATATTTAGTAGCGGTTACATTATATCCTGTATAGTAAGATAACCTTTCAATAATACTTTTAGCTATAAAGGGATTTTCCACATTTAAAGGTCCTCCTACACATCCTCCCATACAAGCTAACCCTTCAAAGTACACTACACTATCAAGCTTTCCAAGTTCCATCTTCTCCAATACTCCTATTACATTTTCAATTCCGTCTACTGCAATATAATTATCTATTCCAATGGATTTACTCTGCCCCCCTACCGTTGCCCAGCTTATCCCATTTACAGTCCCTTTTTCATAATGATTACAGGACTCAATCCTCTTCATCTTTTCAACAACTGGGCCATATATCTTATTTATTGCAATAGCTCCGTTTAATGAAGACTTCTCTATTCCTATGGGTTTCATGATGCTGGTAACCTTTGCAGGACATGATGCCAAACAAAATACTCCTATTTCTTCTGACTTATAACCATATTGTCTCTCTGCAGCTTCTCTTGCCAATCTTCCCGCTATTTCCATCGGAGATTCGACATTAACTATATTTTCTATAAGAGAAGGAAATTTAACTTGTATAAGCCTTAATATTGCCGGGCACATAGAAGATATAATAGGTTTGCGAATATCTTTCCTGTTAATCATATGCTTAATAACATTAGTCAATATATCAGCTGCTATTCCTTCGTCAAAAACACAATCAAAACCTATTTCCCGAATTCCCTCATATACCCTGTCCATATCTACGCTGCTGTTAAATTGTCCATATAAAGATATGCTTGGAATAGCTATATTGAATTTAAACTCCTTTAATCTGCTTAAGTCATCTGTAACAGAATTCTGTGCATGACTTGGGCATACTCTTATACATTCTCCGCAATCAATACATCTTTCCTTTGTAATAACAGCCTTTTTATTTCTGACCCTTATAGCTTCTGTAGGGCATCGTCGCATGCAATTTGTACACCCTATGCATTTCTCATCATTCAATACTACGGAATGAAAATATTCTCTCATTTTTCATACCACCTAATCCAATTTTATTAGCTAATATATATTTTCATATTTACAGTTGTTCCCTTATTAATTTCTGAAGCAATATCAAATTTATCACAAAATTTTTTCATATTAGGAAGTCCCATTCCTGCACCAAAGCCAAGTTCTCTTATATCATTAGATGCGGTTGAATATCCTTCCTGCATAACTAAATCAATATCTTCAATTCCTGGGCCTTTATCTTCAGCTATAATTTCTATTTCCTTTGGAGAAATATTTACAAATATTTTCCCTCCAATAGAATGAATCACTAAATTCATTTCCGCCTCATAAGTAACTATAGCTGTCCTTCGTACTATTTGGGGATTAATTCCCAGTTGAACAAGAATCTTTTTTATATTGCTTGATGCATCCCCTGCAGTAGCAAAATCATTTCTGGCTACTTCATACTCCATATTGATTAAATTATTGCTCATTGGTTGCCAACTTCCTTTTTAATAGTAAGTCCCTCTAAATTCTCCTTATATAATTTTCCAGATGCAGTATACATTGTCTCTTCAGTAAACATTATAACAAAGTTCTTCTTTTTCGCTATCTCAATTATTGTGCTTGCAGGCCTTTTCCCTCTAACAAATACAATTGCCGATAGGTCAACCATCTCCGCCGCCTTCATTATTTGAGGATTATTAAGTCCTGTTAAAAGTATAGTTTCCGAATTCACACAAGCAAGTATATCACTCATCAAATCAGAACTAAATGCATACTTCACCTCTCTGTCGAGATATTCTTCTCCCGTTAAGATTTCTGCATTTAAAATTTCCTTTATTTCTTTAATTTTCAATATTACACCTCCCTGCCATATTTACCATCATAAGTGAAAATTATATAGTTAATTTATTTTATCTTAATTCAAATTATATCATAAATAAAGGATTATCATAAACTCCATTAAAAATAAATTTCATGATATTACATTCCGTTTAAACAGAGTATAGGTAACTGATAAATAACAGATAAATACTAAAATAAAAATTCCATAGATGTTTAAAATATTTGTAAATACCTGATGCTCTGTAACATAAGGGATATATTCCCGATAGTTTGCCTTTGATAAGTAGGCAAAAACTGCTCCTGAACCGCAAAACGCCACTAAAATGGGAATACCAAACCATACGGACATTTGTTGCCGGATATAACGACTGATTTGTTTTTTATCCACTCCCAGTTTTCCTATAATTTCAAAGCGCTTTTTATGTTCTGTTGCATCTGTAAGCTGCTGCAATGCTAAAATAGTGAGACATATGACAATTAACACCAAGCTTGTATAAGTTCCCCCAAGACGAAGCATAAGAGAGTTGGATATTCCCTCGTTAAGCTGTAACGTTTTAAGTCTCACATATCCACTGTCTTTTGGAATAATACCAGTATCGTTTAGCCAATGGCTTACTTCATTATCCATATTTACTGCGAAATCATAAGAAAGAGGCTCCGTGGTATTTGCAGCATAATAGGTGGTTCCAAGGGTGAGTGTATTACACACAGAATCAGGCAAGATATAAACCGCCTTCATACGGCTTGTAAAAATCCCCATACCCACATTTATCTGATAATCTGCTCCCTTGGCCTTCGTAAGTGTGCATTCCCCAGCCCGTATTTGTGTATGCAGTTTATTGAATTGCCTTATTTCATCAGATAATGCTGTATTAGACCAAGCGACGGCAAAACTGTTTTTGGGCAGGGATATTTCCTCATGTCCCGATAGCCTAAGCAGAGAGTTGTAATCGCTTAATGAAATGCCAAGAACAGGCATATAATTTTCTATTCTTATATTAAAATCGCTGTCTTTTAGAAAATATGTTTCCACATTTGCGGTACCAGCAACTTCATAACCTCCCTTCGCCAAATAAGTATCAATGTATGAATAATCCATTTCTGCCTTTGGTAAATCATTAATATTATCCACTCTTGTATATGCTGAAAAGATTTGTACGTCGTAGATAGAACGCACTTTCAAATATCCGTCTGCCTGTGCAGTATAGGTA is a genomic window of Acidilutibacter cellobiosedens containing:
- a CDS encoding DRTGG domain-containing protein, which translates into the protein MKLKDIAENLKLEAIGGFDENREVDGAYIGDLLSVVMANGKENNIWITIQTHINIIAVAVLVNMSGIIIAEDMEIDKNTVEKAKEEKVALFKSKLTSYEIACQLNNLGI
- a CDS encoding [Fe-Fe] hydrogenase large subunit C-terminal domain-containing protein — its product is MREYFHSVVLNDEKCIGCTNCMRRCPTEAIRVRNKKAVITKERCIDCGECIRVCPSHAQNSVTDDLSRLKEFKFNIAIPSISLYGQFNSSVDMDRVYEGIREIGFDCVFDEGIAADILTNVIKHMINRKDIRKPIISSMCPAILRLIQVKFPSLIENIVNVESPMEIAGRLAREAAERQYGYKSEEIGVFCLASCPAKVTSIMKPIGIEKSSLNGAIAINKIYGPVVEKMKRIESCNHYEKGTVNGISWATVGGQSKSIGIDNYIAVDGIENVIGVLEKMELGKLDSVVYFEGLACMGGCVGGPLNVENPFIAKSIIERLSYYTGYNVTATKYTDEDYIKKILENGIINWTNKIEQKGILNLDEDINRAMEKLARMKRIENALPGLDCGSCGAPTCHALAEDTIRGFAQVKDCIFIKDLKKLNDDGGEI
- a CDS encoding ATP-binding protein gives rise to the protein MSNNLINMEYEVARNDFATAGDASSNIKKILVQLGINPQIVRRTAIVTYEAEMNLVIHSIGGKIFVNISPKEIEIIAEDKGPGIEDIDLVMQEGYSTASNDIRELGFGAGMGLPNMKKFCDKFDIASEINKGTTVNMKIYIS
- a CDS encoding DRTGG domain-containing protein; translation: MKIKEIKEILNAEILTGEEYLDREVKYAFSSDLMSDILACVNSETILLTGLNNPQIMKAAEMVDLSAIVFVRGKRPASTIIEIAKKKNFVIMFTEETMYTASGKLYKENLEGLTIKKEVGNQ